The Lentisphaerota bacterium genome segment ATTGTATCCGCGCTCGCCGCCGACCGGGCGCGTCTCGATGGCGCAAAAGCCGTCGGACTGGCCATCCCAGACCACGCACCGTTCAGCGCGTGGTTGGCCGAACGCGGGTTTCTCATGCGCAGGCGAAACATCCGCATGTTCCGCCCAGAACCCCGCGCCATGCTCGCCGGCCCCTCTGTCTTCGCCGCCACCGGTTTGGGAATGGGCTGACGAGGACGTGTTGTCTTTCTGTTTGCAAACAAGCGATTTCTTGCCGCATGATGGATAAAATACGGATCTCATGCCAGCACAATCAGGATCACCCCGGCCAGCACTCCGGCCAGCGCCCAGGTCTTTCCCTGCCGGTTGACATCGCCGAAAAGGAAGGTCCCAAAACCGAAAGACACCACCACGCTGCTGCGCCGCAGCAGGGAGAGAATAACAATCAGCGCGTCCGGGTTTTTAACAGCGTTGAAGTAGACGAAATCGGCGGCTAGCAGCAGCAACCCGATGGCCGGAATGCTCCAGCGCCAGTGAAAGAGCGTGTACTTCCCGCGCTTCGGCCACCAGACACAGGCGGTGAACGCGCCGAGCAGCGCCACATTGTAAAAGGAGAACCAGAACTGAACCAACATCGGGGTGTAGCCGAGTTGCTGGATGAGATATTTGTCATACAGTGTGCTGATGCTGCCGATCAGCGTGGCCAGGAAGATGTAGAGTATCCAGCGGCTGCGATGGAAAACCACCCCCTCCTTCTGTCCGATCACCGAGAAGGCATAGTAGGCGCAGAAAACCACCGCCATTCCGGCCCATTGCATCGGTAGCGGACGTTCCTGGAAAAACAAAACCGCGCCGAGCAGTGTCCAGGCCGGGCCTGAAGCGCGAATCGGCGAAAAAAGCGAGATCGGCAGATGCTTCATAGCAAAGTAAGCCAGCACCCACGAAACGCACACGATCACCGCCTTGATCAGAATGTGCAGATGCTCAGACCGCGTGGCGACCGGCACATAGCAGTTGATGCCCAGCATCCAGTCCGGCGCCAGCCGCGAGGCGGCCAACATGAACGGCATCGGCAGAAACCCCGCGACGGTAGACAAGAACAGCACCGGCAGCACGGCGTTATGATTCAACGCATGCTTTTTGCAGACGTCATAAAGCCCGAGCAGCACCGCCGAGATCAGTCCAAGATAAATCCACATAACCCGTCCGTAGGAGAACTGGAGAAAATGATGGACATGAGAAAACGGGGCGAGCACCCGGGGGACAGGCGCAAAGTGGCCCTCCAGCCGATCGCTGCACACCGGCTACTGGCTGGCGGGCTTGGAAATGGAGGGGCATCTGCCGGATTGGGGTTCATCAGACCAGCGGCCGGATGAACGTGTCGGCATCGGCCTCGGTCTTGCAGAGCGGGACGTCTTTGAAGAGCTTCCACGTCTCGATATGCCGCGTGGAACCGCCCGGCTTGAGCACAACCAACGGGCCGAGGCTCTCCAGTTCGAGAATGTCCTCATTGGAAAAAGTCTCGAAGCTGCAGCCGTCATCGGGGTACTTCTGTCCGTCGCTATGCTCGAAGTACTTGACGAACAGGAAGCCGTCGAGCTGGTAAGCGACCCACTTTTCGCGATGAGCGATGCCGAGCTTGTTCGCTTCGCAAGCCGGATCTTGGCGGAAGAACAGGTAGCGGTTGCCGATGGTCCAGCGCGGATCAGCCAGATTCGTGTAGCCCCAGAGGCTCCAGGTCTGATTGTGGGTAAGCCGTGCGGTATGTGCAATCTTGGACGGCAGTGGAATGACC includes the following:
- a CDS encoding permease, producing the protein MWIYLGLISAVLLGLYDVCKKHALNHNAVLPVLFLSTVAGFLPMPFMLAASRLAPDWMLGINCYVPVATRSEHLHILIKAVIVCVSWVLAYFAMKHLPISLFSPIRASGPAWTLLGAVLFFQERPLPMQWAGMAVVFCAYYAFSVIGQKEGVVFHRSRWILYIFLATLIGSISTLYDKYLIQQLGYTPMLVQFWFSFYNVALLGAFTACVWWPKRGKYTLFHWRWSIPAIGLLLLAADFVYFNAVKNPDALIVILSLLRRSSVVVSFGFGTFLFGDVNRQGKTWALAGVLAGVILIVLA